One genomic segment of Hippoglossus hippoglossus isolate fHipHip1 chromosome 22, fHipHip1.pri, whole genome shotgun sequence includes these proteins:
- the LOC117756224 gene encoding histone H1-like encodes MTEVAPAPAPAAAKAKAAKKKVVKPKKVGPSVSELIVKAVSASKERSGVSVAALKKALAAGGYDVEKNNARVNNTIKKLVVNETLVQTKGTGATGSFKMSKKVETKVQKPVEKAAPKAKKPAAKKPAVAKKPKSAAAKKPAAAKKSLKTVTKPAAAKEPTKSLKKVAKSPKKAAKSPKKVVKSPKKVVKKAPAPKKAPAKKVAKPKVKRTAAKKK; translated from the coding sequence atgacagaagttgctccagctccagctccagccgcCGCCAAGGCTAAAGCGGCCAAGAAGAAGGTCGTGAAACCGAAGAAGGTCGGTCCCAGTGTCAGTGAGCTCATCGTGAAAGCCGTGTCCGCGTCCAAGGAGCGGAGCGGCGTGTCAGTGGCCGCCCTCAAGAAGGCTCTGGCTGCCGGAGGCTACGATGTGGAGAAGAACAATGCCCGCGTCAACAACACCATCAAAAAGCTGGTGGTCAACGAGACCCTGGTCCAGACCAAGGGAACCGGGGCCACCGGCTCGTTCAAGATGAGCAAGAAGGTGGAGACCAAGGTCCAGAAGCCGGTGGAGAAGGCCGCTCCCAAAGCGAAGAAGCCCGCCGCCAAGAAACCTGCAGTGGCTAAAAAGCCCAAGTCAGCGGCAGCCAAGAAGCCCGCAGCCGCTAAAAAGTCCCTGAAGACGGTGACGAAACCAGCAGCGGCCAAGGAGCCCACCAAGAGCCTCAAGAAGGTAGCGAAGAGCCCCAAGAAAGCGGCGAAGAGCCCCAAGAAGGTGGTGAAGAGCCCCAAGAAGGTGGTGAAAAAGGCCCCTGCACCCAAGAAAGCCCCCGCGAAGAAGGTCGCCAAACCCAAAGTGAAGAGGACAGCAGCCAAGAAGAAGTGA